A genomic stretch from Xenopus laevis strain J_2021 chromosome 6S, Xenopus_laevis_v10.1, whole genome shotgun sequence includes:
- the penk.S gene encoding proenkephalin-A-A, protein MEFMGLEARHCCMFLLVFASLSVEIRADCSKDCASCALHLGQQREINSLACTLECEGKLPSAKAWGTCKELLLLTKVDNVQDGEKYQDNNDSHYAAKKYGGFMKRYGGFMKKMDELYHAEPEEDDAGGEILAKKYGGFMKKEYDSDRDAADLLRELLATSGDPESSIYHDNNSETPGEINKRYGGFMRGYRRSTDLEDETSGIQKRYGGFMRRVGRPEWWEDYQKRYGGFMRRFTDSFLPSDEDGESYSKENPDMEKRYGGFMRF, encoded by the exons ATGGAA TTCATGGGGTTGGAAGCCAGGCACTGCTGTATGTTCCTTCTGGTGTTCGCTTCTCTCTCGGTGGAAATCCGGGCAGACTGCTCCAAGGACTGTGCTTCTTGCGCGCTGCATTTGGGACAACAACGTGAAATCAATTCCCTG GCATGTACATTAGAATGTGAAGGGAAATTGCCATCTGCCAAAGCATGGGGAACCTGCAAAGAACTTTTACTTCTAACCAAAGTGGACAATGTTCAAGATGGAGAAAAATATCAAGACAATAACGATAGCCACTACGCTGCCAAAAAGTATGGAGGATTTATGAAAAGATATGGTGGCTTCATGAAGAAAATGGATGAGTTGTACCATGCTGAACCTGAAGAAGATGATGCAGGAGGTGAGATTCTGGCAAAGAAGTACGGTGGATTTATGAAGAAAGAATATGATAGCGATCGTGATGCAGCTGATCTTCTTAGGGAGCTCTTAGCTACCAGTGGGGATCCTGAAAGTTCAATTTACCATGACAACAACAGTGAAACACCAGGTGAAATTAACAAGAGATATGGAGGCTTCATGAGAGGTTACAGAAGAAGCACAGATCTGGAAGATGAAACAAGCGGAATTCAGAAAAGATATGGTGGCTTTATGAGAAGAGTAGGTAGACCAGAATGGTGGGAGGACTACCAAAAGAGATACGGAGGGTTCATGAGGCGCTTCACTGATTCATTTCTTCCTTCAGATGAGGATGGAGAAAGTTATTCCAAAGAAAACCCAGACATGGAGAAAAGATATGGGGGATTTATGCGATTTTAA